One Streptomyces sp. B21-105 genomic region harbors:
- a CDS encoding CTP synthase: MTPKSTTTKHIFVTGGVASSLGKGLTASSLGMLLKARGLRVVMQKLDPYLNVDPGTMNPFQHGEVFVTNDGAETDLDIGHYERFLDRDLDGSANVTTGQVYNTVIAKERRGEYLGDTVQVIPHITNEIKHRIRRMATDEVDVVITEVGGTVGDIESLPFLETVRQVRHEVGRDNVFVVHISLLPYIGPSGELKTKPTQHSVAALRNIGIQPDAIVLRCDREVPTAIKRKISLMCDVDEDAVVACPDARSIYDIPKTVHGEGLDAYVVRKLDLPFRDVDWTTWDDLLDRVHNPDHEITLALVGKYIDLPDAYLSVTEALRAGGFANKARVKIKWVTSDDCKTPAGAKAQLADVDGVCIPGGFGDRGVLGKVGAIRYAREHKIPLLGLCLGLQCIVIEAARNLADIGDANSTEFDSATAHPVISTMAEQLDIVAGEGDMGGTMRLGMYPAKLAEGSIVREVYDGKEYVEERHRHRYEVNNAYRTELEKKAGILFSGTSPDGKLVEYVEYPRDVHPYLVATQAHPELRSRPTRPHPLFAGLVKAAVERKTSK; the protein is encoded by the coding sequence ATGACGCCCAAATCCACGACGACCAAGCACATCTTCGTCACCGGGGGTGTCGCCTCCTCGCTCGGCAAGGGTCTGACGGCCTCCAGCCTCGGCATGCTGCTCAAGGCGCGCGGTCTTCGCGTGGTCATGCAGAAGCTCGACCCATACCTGAACGTCGACCCTGGCACGATGAACCCCTTCCAGCACGGTGAGGTGTTCGTCACGAACGACGGCGCCGAGACGGACCTGGACATCGGACATTACGAGCGCTTCCTCGACCGCGACTTGGACGGCTCCGCCAACGTCACCACGGGCCAGGTCTACAACACGGTGATCGCCAAGGAGCGGCGTGGCGAGTACCTGGGCGACACCGTGCAGGTCATCCCGCACATCACCAACGAGATCAAGCACCGCATCCGCCGCATGGCGACGGACGAGGTGGACGTCGTGATCACCGAGGTGGGCGGCACGGTCGGCGACATCGAGTCGCTGCCGTTCCTGGAGACGGTCCGCCAGGTCCGGCACGAGGTCGGCCGGGACAACGTCTTCGTGGTGCACATCTCGCTCCTGCCGTACATCGGTCCCTCGGGGGAGCTGAAGACCAAGCCGACCCAGCACTCGGTCGCGGCGCTGCGCAACATCGGTATCCAGCCGGACGCGATCGTGCTGCGCTGCGACCGCGAGGTGCCGACCGCGATCAAGCGCAAGATCTCGCTGATGTGCGACGTCGACGAGGACGCGGTGGTGGCCTGCCCGGACGCCCGCTCGATCTACGACATCCCGAAGACCGTGCACGGCGAGGGCCTGGACGCCTATGTGGTCCGCAAGCTGGACCTGCCGTTCCGCGACGTGGACTGGACGACCTGGGACGACCTGCTCGACCGCGTCCACAACCCCGACCACGAGATCACCCTCGCCCTGGTCGGCAAGTACATCGACCTGCCCGACGCCTATCTCTCGGTCACCGAGGCGCTGCGCGCCGGCGGCTTCGCCAACAAGGCCCGCGTGAAGATCAAGTGGGTCACCTCGGACGACTGCAAGACCCCGGCCGGCGCCAAGGCGCAGCTCGCCGACGTGGACGGCGTCTGCATCCCGGGCGGCTTCGGCGACCGCGGCGTGCTCGGCAAGGTCGGCGCGATCCGCTACGCCCGCGAGCACAAGATCCCGCTGCTCGGTCTCTGCCTGGGCCTGCAGTGCATCGTGATCGAGGCCGCGCGCAACCTGGCCGACATCGGCGACGCGAACTCCACCGAGTTCGACTCGGCCACCGCCCACCCGGTCATCTCCACCATGGCCGAGCAGCTCGACATCGTCGCGGGCGAGGGCGACATGGGCGGCACGATGCGCCTGGGCATGTATCCGGCCAAGCTGGCCGAAGGGTCCATCGTCCGCGAGGTGTACGACGGCAAGGAGTACGTGGAGGAGCGGCACCGGCACCGCTACGAGGTGAACAACGCCTACCGGACCGAGCTCGAGAAGAAGGCGGGCATCCTGTTCTCCGGCACCTCCCCGGACGGCAAGCTGGTCGAGTACGTCGAGTACCCGCGCGACGTCCACCCCTACCTGGTCGCCACGCAGGCCCACCCCGAGCTGCGCTCGAGGCCCACGCGTCCGCACCCGCTGTTCGCCGGCCTGGTGAAGGCGGCGGTCGAGCGGAAGACATCGAAGTAA
- a CDS encoding glycoside hydrolase family 15 protein — MAGRIEDYALIGDMQTAALVCRDGTVDWLCLPRFDSHAIFAGLLGTEEHGFWRLGPAHASDAPPPRAARRTYRGDSLILESEWDTPRGTVRVTDFMPPRDGAPQLIRIVEGVSGRVPMRSALRMRFSYGRVVPWVHKHEGRTVAVAGPDSVWFDTDCETYGKALTTYADFTVAPGDRIAFTISWEPSHKQPPPLPEPEQSLQATEDFWREWVEHCTYHGPYREAVIRSLITLKALTYGPTGGIVAAPTTSLPEDIGGVRNWDYRYTWLRDAAITLSSLLRTGYREEARAWREWLLRAVAGDPENLQIMYGIAGERELGEAELDWLPGYENSAPVRVGNGAAHQLQLDVYGEVTEALHLGHMTGLARNDYASLLQLKLIRYLEQHWDEPDEGIWEVRGPRRHFVHSKVMAWVAVDRTIKLIESGDADGPLEKWRELRDDIHRDVCEKGYDKERNTFTQSYGSRELDASLLLIPQMGFLPPDDKRVIGTIEAIQRELSTPDGFILRYPTSGGDEGVDGLPGDEGAFLACSFWMADDLAMIGRVDEARKLFEKLLSLRNDLGLLAEEWDPRLQRQVGNFPQAFSHVPLIDTALRLTASGAYGG; from the coding sequence GTGGCCGGGCGCATCGAAGACTACGCACTCATCGGAGACATGCAGACCGCCGCACTGGTCTGCCGGGACGGCACAGTCGACTGGCTGTGCCTGCCCCGCTTCGACTCGCACGCGATCTTCGCAGGTCTGCTCGGCACCGAGGAGCACGGCTTCTGGCGCCTCGGCCCCGCGCACGCCTCCGACGCGCCCCCGCCACGCGCGGCCCGGCGCACCTACCGGGGCGACTCGCTCATCCTGGAGTCGGAGTGGGACACCCCGCGCGGCACGGTCCGGGTGACCGACTTCATGCCCCCTCGCGACGGCGCCCCCCAGCTGATCCGGATCGTCGAGGGCGTCTCCGGCCGCGTCCCGATGCGCTCCGCGCTGCGCATGCGGTTCTCCTACGGGCGGGTCGTGCCGTGGGTGCACAAGCACGAGGGCCGCACGGTGGCCGTCGCGGGCCCCGACTCGGTGTGGTTCGACACCGACTGCGAGACCTACGGCAAGGCGCTGACGACGTACGCCGACTTCACGGTCGCGCCGGGCGACCGGATCGCGTTCACGATCTCCTGGGAGCCCTCGCACAAGCAGCCGCCGCCGCTCCCCGAGCCCGAGCAGTCGCTCCAGGCGACCGAGGACTTCTGGCGCGAGTGGGTCGAGCACTGCACGTACCACGGCCCCTATCGGGAGGCCGTGATCCGCTCGCTGATCACGCTCAAGGCGCTGACGTACGGGCCGACCGGCGGCATCGTCGCCGCGCCCACCACCTCCCTGCCCGAGGACATCGGCGGCGTCCGCAACTGGGACTACCGCTACACCTGGCTGCGCGACGCGGCCATCACGCTGTCCTCGCTGCTGCGCACCGGCTACCGCGAGGAGGCCCGCGCCTGGCGCGAGTGGCTGCTGCGCGCGGTCGCCGGCGACCCCGAGAACCTGCAGATCATGTACGGCATCGCGGGCGAGCGCGAGCTGGGCGAGGCCGAGCTGGACTGGCTGCCGGGCTACGAGAACTCCGCCCCGGTCCGGGTCGGCAACGGCGCCGCGCACCAGCTCCAGCTGGACGTGTACGGCGAAGTCACCGAGGCCCTGCACCTGGGTCACATGACGGGCCTGGCCCGCAACGACTACGCGTCCCTGCTCCAGCTGAAGCTGATCCGCTACCTCGAGCAGCACTGGGACGAGCCGGACGAGGGCATCTGGGAGGTGCGCGGCCCGCGCCGCCACTTCGTGCACTCCAAGGTCATGGCCTGGGTCGCCGTCGACCGGACGATCAAGCTGATCGAGTCCGGCGACGCCGACGGTCCGCTGGAGAAGTGGCGCGAACTGCGCGACGACATCCACCGGGACGTCTGCGAGAAGGGCTACGACAAGGAACGCAACACCTTCACCCAGTCCTACGGCTCCCGGGAGCTGGACGCGTCGTTGCTGCTCATCCCGCAGATGGGCTTCCTGCCGCCGGACGACAAGCGGGTCATCGGCACCATCGAGGCGATCCAGCGCGAGCTGTCCACTCCCGACGGCTTCATCCTGCGCTACCCGACCTCGGGCGGCGACGAGGGCGTCGACGGCCTGCCCGGTGACGAGGGCGCCTTCCTGGCCTGCTCGTTCTGGATGGCCGACGACCTCGCGATGATCGGCCGCGTCGACGAGGCCCGCAAGCTGTTCGAGAAGCTGCTCTCGCTGCGCAACGACCTCGGTCTGCTCGCCGAGGAGTGGGACCCGCGCCTGCAGCGCCAGGTGGGCAACTTCCCGCAGGCCTTCAGTCACGTGCCGCTGATCGACACCGCGCTGCGGCTGACGGCGTCGGGGGCGTACGGCGGCTGA
- a CDS encoding glycosyltransferase family 4 protein: MSSPSPHGHSSLRTVQVLGGGNAGSSAHVCSLAAGLVARGVRVTVCAPVEADHAYGFSGAGAEHVHVPRSSDPGSVAALRAACTGADLVHAHGLHASFRAVLALSGRATPLVVTWHNRAHAEGARAHLLRLLERRVARTAAVVLGTTADLVDRARRTGARDARLAAVALPAPRRDEGDEDAERSAAKLRAELGAVGRPLLMAVGSLDRHRGYGHLLDAARAWRRLECAPLVVIAGEGPQWAELQRRIEDEELPVRLLGRREDVSELLAAADLALLPGGGESRSVLAQEALHARVPLVAALAGGVRELVGDAAELVPAGDADAFSAAVVRLLDDPGRCERLRDLGTRQTATWPTEDETVAQVLSVYDELTQPRPMI; this comes from the coding sequence GTGAGCAGCCCCTCACCGCACGGCCACTCGTCGCTGCGCACCGTCCAGGTGCTCGGCGGAGGCAACGCCGGCAGCAGCGCACACGTGTGCTCCCTGGCGGCGGGGCTCGTCGCCAGGGGCGTGCGGGTGACGGTGTGCGCCCCCGTCGAAGCCGATCACGCCTACGGCTTCAGCGGCGCCGGCGCCGAACACGTGCACGTGCCGCGCAGCAGCGACCCCGGGTCCGTGGCGGCGCTCCGCGCGGCCTGCACGGGCGCCGACCTCGTCCACGCGCACGGACTGCACGCCTCCTTCCGCGCCGTCCTCGCACTCAGCGGCCGCGCCACCCCGCTCGTCGTCACCTGGCACAACCGCGCGCACGCCGAGGGCGCCCGCGCCCATCTGCTGCGGCTGCTGGAGCGCCGGGTCGCGCGGACGGCCGCCGTCGTCCTCGGCACCACCGCCGACCTCGTCGACCGGGCCCGGCGCACGGGAGCCCGTGACGCGCGGCTCGCCGCGGTGGCGCTGCCCGCCCCCCGCCGGGACGAGGGCGACGAGGACGCCGAGCGGTCGGCCGCCAAGCTGAGAGCCGAACTGGGCGCCGTCGGCCGCCCGTTGCTCATGGCGGTCGGCTCCCTGGACCGTCACCGCGGCTACGGCCACCTGCTGGACGCCGCCCGCGCGTGGCGCCGGCTCGAGTGCGCGCCCCTCGTCGTGATCGCGGGCGAGGGACCGCAGTGGGCGGAGCTCCAGCGCCGCATCGAGGACGAGGAACTGCCGGTCCGCCTGCTCGGCCGGCGGGAGGACGTGAGCGAGCTGCTCGCCGCCGCCGACCTCGCGCTCCTGCCCGGCGGCGGGGAGTCACGGTCGGTCCTGGCGCAGGAGGCCCTCCACGCGCGCGTGCCGCTCGTCGCGGCGCTGGCCGGCGGGGTCCGCGAACTCGTCGGAGACGCGGCCGAACTGGTGCCCGCCGGCGACGCCGACGCCTTCTCCGCCGCCGTCGTACGCCTGCTCGACGATCCCGGCCGGTGCGAGCGGCTGCGGGACCTCGGCACCCGGCAGACCGCCACCTGGCCCACCGAGGACGAGACGGTCGCCCAGGTCCTCAGCGTCTACGACGAGTTGACGCAGCCCCGGCCCATGATCTGA
- a CDS encoding NUDIX hydrolase: MTIKDTPEAWEIRATTTPFAGAKTAVRTDEVVMPDGSVVRRDYQVHPGSVAVLAVDDEGRVLLIKQYRHPVRQKLWEIPAGLLDVPGENPLHAAQRELYEEAHVKAEEWRVLTDMYTTPGGSDEAVRIFLARNLSEAEGQRFEVEDEEADMEHARVPVAELVRAVLAGDVHNTCLVVGVLSLVAAENGEGLDALRPAEAPWPARPFEA, encoded by the coding sequence ATGACGATCAAGGACACCCCCGAGGCGTGGGAGATCCGGGCGACGACGACCCCGTTCGCGGGCGCCAAGACCGCCGTCCGCACCGACGAGGTGGTCATGCCCGACGGCTCGGTGGTCCGCCGGGACTACCAGGTGCACCCCGGGTCCGTGGCCGTCCTCGCCGTCGACGACGAGGGCCGGGTGCTCCTCATCAAGCAGTACCGGCACCCGGTTCGGCAGAAGCTGTGGGAGATTCCGGCCGGCCTGCTCGACGTGCCCGGTGAGAACCCGCTGCACGCGGCGCAGCGCGAGCTGTACGAGGAGGCGCACGTCAAGGCCGAGGAATGGCGGGTCCTCACCGACATGTACACGACCCCCGGTGGCTCCGACGAGGCCGTGCGCATCTTCCTGGCCCGCAACCTGTCCGAGGCCGAGGGGCAGCGTTTCGAGGTGGAGGACGAGGAGGCCGACATGGAGCACGCGCGCGTGCCGGTCGCCGAGCTCGTCCGGGCCGTGCTGGCCGGCGACGTGCACAACACCTGCCTCGTCGTCGGCGTCCTGTCGCTGGTCGCCGCGGAGAACGGCGAGGGGCTCGACGCGCTGCGCCCGGCGGAGGCGCCGTGGCCGGCGCGGCCCTTCGAGGCCTGA
- a CDS encoding FAD-binding oxidoreductase, with translation MASPSKAGTALAALREDLVGDVFAPHDPGYDDARTVFNAMIDRRPAVIAQCVDEDDIVRTVRFARDLDLPVAVRGGGHSVAGMALGDGAVVVDLRHLRAVVVDPAARTVRVAGGATMSDLDRACEPHGLATTGGRASTTGVGGFVLGGGTGWLDRCHGLAVDNLLSVELVTAEGRRVRVSADEHPDLFWALHGGGGNFGVAASLTLRLHELPEFSIALLLYRPEFGPEATRTYRDVIAAGPDEASGAVMYLTGPPEEFVPPHLVGSLLCGVLLTYAGAEEDLRKLAQPLLALPHESEVVGATPYADVQCMIDDPPGMRNYWSAEYLTGAPDDFVDVYCGLGESLPVPTGTLHALFPQGGAIAAGPHEYPVPYRDAPWGVHPFGLWEDPADDARCERWVRDVRAGAQPWSTGAVYLNFIGDEGADRVVAGVGADNARRLADVKRRYDPDNVFRFNHNIRPA, from the coding sequence ATGGCCTCCCCATCGAAGGCGGGCACGGCTCTCGCCGCGCTCCGCGAGGATCTGGTCGGCGACGTGTTCGCCCCGCACGACCCGGGCTACGACGACGCCCGGACCGTCTTCAACGCGATGATCGACCGGCGCCCGGCGGTGATCGCCCAGTGCGTCGACGAGGACGACATCGTCCGGACCGTGCGCTTCGCCCGCGACCTGGATCTGCCGGTCGCGGTGCGCGGCGGCGGGCACAGCGTCGCCGGCATGGCCCTGGGCGACGGCGCCGTGGTGGTGGACCTGCGGCATCTGCGCGCCGTCGTCGTCGATCCCGCCGCCCGGACGGTACGCGTCGCGGGCGGGGCCACCATGAGCGACCTGGACCGCGCCTGCGAGCCGCACGGGCTCGCCACGACCGGCGGCCGGGCCTCCACCACCGGCGTCGGCGGCTTCGTCCTCGGCGGCGGCACGGGCTGGCTGGACCGGTGCCACGGGCTGGCCGTGGACAACCTGCTGAGCGTCGAACTGGTGACCGCCGAGGGCCGGCGGGTCCGGGTGAGCGCCGACGAGCACCCCGACCTCTTCTGGGCCCTGCACGGCGGCGGAGGCAACTTCGGCGTGGCCGCCTCGCTCACCCTGAGGCTGCACGAGCTGCCCGAGTTCTCCATCGCGCTGTTGCTGTACCGGCCCGAGTTCGGCCCCGAGGCCACCCGCACCTACCGGGACGTGATCGCCGCGGGCCCCGACGAGGCGAGCGGCGCGGTGATGTATCTCACCGGCCCGCCCGAGGAGTTCGTCCCACCGCACCTGGTCGGCTCACTGCTGTGCGGGGTGCTGCTGACGTACGCCGGCGCGGAGGAGGACCTGCGCAAGCTGGCCCAGCCGCTGCTGGCGCTGCCGCACGAGTCGGAGGTCGTCGGGGCGACGCCCTACGCCGACGTCCAGTGCATGATCGACGATCCGCCCGGCATGCGGAACTACTGGTCCGCGGAGTACCTGACGGGCGCGCCGGACGACTTCGTGGACGTCTACTGCGGTCTCGGGGAGTCGCTTCCGGTGCCGACGGGCACCCTGCACGCCCTGTTCCCGCAGGGCGGCGCGATCGCCGCCGGCCCGCACGAGTACCCGGTGCCCTACCGTGACGCGCCCTGGGGCGTGCACCCCTTCGGACTCTGGGAGGACCCGGCGGACGACGCCCGGTGCGAGCGGTGGGTCCGGGACGTGCGGGCCGGGGCGCAGCCGTGGAGCACGGGCGCGGTCTACCTGAACTTCATCGGCGACGAGGGCGCCGACCGGGTCGTGGCCGGGGTCGGCGCCGACAACGCCCGCCGCCTCGCGGACGTGAAGCGGCGCTACGACCCGGACAACGTGTTCCGCTTCAACCACAACATCAGGCCGGCCTGA
- the recN gene encoding DNA repair protein RecN, which yields MVGGVLEEMRIRSLGVIDDAVVELSPGFTAVTGETGAGKTMVVTSLGLLLGGRADPALVRIGAEKAVVEGRIALPAGSSAVVRAEEAGAELDDGALLISRTVSAEGRSRAHVGGRSVPMGVLAELADELVAVHGQTDQQGLLKLSRQRQALDRYAGDAVTVPLAKYTEAYRRLRAVAGELEEIVTRARERAQEADMLRFGLDEIAGVEPRAGEDVELAEEAERLGHAEALSSAATVAHAALAANPEDPEGIDAATLVAGAQRALEAVRSHDPVLAALADRIGEIGILLGDVAGELAGYAEDLDADPLRLSAVEERRAALTALTRKYGQDVNSVLAWAEQSASRLGELDGDDERIDELTAERDALRAELGGLAQALTDARTQAAGQFAAAVTAELASLAMPHARVSFEIRQTEDPEGVEVGGRPVAYGPAGVDEVELLLAPHPGAPPRPIAKGASGGELSRVMLAVEVVFAGTDPVPTYLFDEVDAGVGGKAAVEIGRRLARLAKTAQVVVVTHLPQVAAFADRQLLVEKTDDGSVTRSGVKVLEGEERIRELSRMLAGQEDSETARAHAEELLATARGDR from the coding sequence ATGGTCGGGGGCGTGTTGGAGGAGATGCGGATACGGTCGCTCGGAGTCATCGACGACGCGGTCGTCGAGCTGTCGCCGGGGTTCACCGCGGTCACGGGCGAGACGGGCGCGGGCAAGACCATGGTCGTCACCAGCCTCGGGCTGCTGCTGGGCGGGCGTGCCGACCCCGCGCTCGTGCGGATCGGCGCGGAGAAGGCGGTGGTCGAGGGGCGGATCGCCCTGCCCGCCGGCTCATCGGCGGTCGTCCGGGCCGAGGAGGCCGGGGCCGAGCTCGACGACGGGGCGCTGCTGATCAGCCGTACCGTTTCCGCTGAAGGGCGGTCGCGGGCGCACGTGGGCGGGCGGAGCGTGCCCATGGGCGTGCTCGCCGAGCTCGCGGACGAGCTGGTGGCCGTGCACGGGCAGACCGACCAGCAGGGGCTGCTGAAGCTGTCCCGGCAGCGGCAGGCGCTCGACCGGTACGCGGGCGACGCGGTGACCGTGCCGCTCGCCAAGTACACGGAGGCCTACCGGCGGCTGCGGGCGGTGGCCGGCGAGCTGGAGGAGATCGTCACGCGCGCGCGTGAGCGGGCCCAGGAGGCCGACATGCTGCGCTTCGGGCTCGACGAGATCGCCGGCGTCGAGCCGCGCGCCGGCGAGGACGTGGAGCTCGCGGAGGAGGCCGAGCGGCTCGGGCACGCGGAGGCGCTGTCCTCGGCCGCCACGGTCGCCCACGCCGCTCTCGCCGCCAACCCCGAGGACCCCGAGGGCATCGACGCGGCGACGCTCGTCGCGGGCGCACAGCGGGCCCTGGAGGCCGTCAGGTCGCACGATCCGGTGCTGGCGGCGCTCGCCGACCGGATCGGCGAGATCGGGATCCTGCTGGGCGACGTGGCCGGGGAACTGGCCGGGTACGCCGAAGACCTCGACGCCGATCCGCTGCGGCTGTCGGCCGTGGAGGAGCGGCGGGCCGCGCTCACCGCGCTCACCCGCAAGTACGGCCAGGACGTGAACTCCGTCCTCGCCTGGGCCGAGCAGAGCGCCTCCCGGCTCGGCGAACTGGACGGCGACGACGAACGGATCGACGAGCTGACCGCCGAGCGGGACGCCCTGCGGGCCGAACTGGGCGGTCTGGCACAGGCGCTGACGGACGCGCGCACACAGGCCGCCGGGCAGTTCGCCGCCGCGGTGACCGCCGAGCTGGCGTCGCTGGCGATGCCGCACGCGCGCGTGTCCTTCGAGATCCGGCAGACCGAGGACCCGGAGGGCGTCGAGGTCGGCGGACGTCCGGTCGCCTACGGGCCGGCCGGCGTGGACGAGGTCGAACTGCTGCTCGCCCCGCACCCCGGCGCGCCGCCGCGGCCCATCGCCAAGGGCGCGTCCGGCGGTGAGCTGTCACGCGTGATGCTGGCCGTCGAGGTCGTGTTCGCGGGCACGGACCCGGTCCCCACGTACCTCTTCGACGAGGTCGACGCCGGCGTCGGCGGCAAGGCGGCCGTGGAGATCGGCCGGCGGCTGGCGCGGCTCGCGAAGACGGCTCAGGTCGTGGTCGTCACCCACCTGCCGCAGGTCGCGGCGTTCGCCGACCGGCAGTTGCTGGTGGAGAAGACCGACGACGGCTCGGTGACCCGGTCCGGGGTGAAGGTCCTGGAGGGCGAGGAGCGCATCCGTGAGCTGTCGCGGATGCTCGCCGGCCAGGAGGACTCCGAGACGGCCCGCGCGCACGCGGAGGAACTCCTCGCCACGGCCCGGGGGGACCGGTAG
- a CDS encoding LLM class F420-dependent oxidoreductase, whose amino-acid sequence MDFSVVAVAREDDSPTDEPLRVAALADRLGYREVWAGEGPTWDAFVLAAALGRVTERAALTAGPVPVSVRDPYTLARGAASVAAVTGGRPVGVALGTSSRRVVEGVHGLPRTRPAAVLEETAETVRALLHAEPGEPVVVGSPFRRRLPPPGGPLTVAAFGDRAIGTAAAHADRMLLDVVSPGQVRELRGKLDAAAGRAGRPRPALAAWLPAAVDPKPESLAQVLGSIAGYLTVPGYREVFAEAGFGEAVRLAAAGADRAALARALPAAAAATVGLVGDLDAVRARIDDYARAGLDEIALVPATDGDPAGERTLTALRPA is encoded by the coding sequence ATGGATTTCAGTGTGGTCGCCGTGGCACGTGAGGACGACAGCCCGACCGACGAGCCGCTGCGGGTGGCGGCGCTCGCCGACCGGCTCGGCTACCGGGAGGTGTGGGCCGGCGAAGGGCCGACCTGGGACGCCTTCGTGCTGGCCGCCGCCCTCGGCCGGGTCACCGAACGGGCGGCGCTGACGGCGGGTCCGGTGCCGGTGTCCGTGCGCGACCCGTACACCCTCGCCCGGGGCGCCGCGTCCGTCGCCGCCGTCACCGGCGGCCGGCCGGTCGGCGTGGCGCTGGGCACCTCAAGCAGGCGGGTGGTCGAAGGTGTGCACGGGCTGCCCCGGACGCGTCCCGCCGCCGTGCTCGAGGAGACGGCCGAGACCGTCCGGGCCCTGCTGCACGCCGAGCCCGGTGAGCCGGTGGTGGTCGGCAGCCCGTTCCGGCGGCGGCTTCCGCCGCCCGGCGGGCCGCTCACCGTGGCCGCGTTCGGCGACCGCGCGATCGGCACGGCCGCCGCGCACGCCGACCGGATGCTGCTGGACGTCGTCTCGCCCGGGCAGGTGCGCGAGCTGCGGGGCAAGCTGGACGCGGCGGCCGGGCGGGCGGGTCGCCCGCGGCCCGCCCTCGCCGCCTGGCTGCCCGCGGCCGTCGACCCGAAACCCGAGTCGCTCGCCCAGGTCCTGGGCAGTATCGCCGGCTATCTCACCGTGCCCGGGTACCGCGAGGTGTTCGCCGAGGCCGGTTTCGGAGAGGCCGTGCGGCTCGCGGCGGCCGGCGCCGACCGAGCCGCCCTGGCCCGTGCCCTGCCGGCGGCCGCCGCGGCCACCGTCGGCCTGGTCGGCGACCTGGACGCGGTCCGCGCCCGGATCGACGACTACGCGCGGGCGGGCCTCGACGAGATCGCGCTCGTGCCGGCCACCGACGGCGACCCGGCGGGGGAGCGGACCCTGACGGCGCTCAGGCCGGCCTGA
- a CDS encoding PucR family transcriptional regulator, whose translation MDSRTDHSFDSRSAGVTVRRALDLPGLRAGLPEIVAGADRLDRTVRWVHAGEVPHIASLLKGGELLLTTGYSLGTRPAEQRAFVRTLAERGIAALVIELGPRFTRLPSALVETARATGLPLVQLHREVAFVTVTEEIHTEIVNGHHALLQRAEEVHRRCTQALLGGGGIPQVLGVLADFGDNPVFLETPDGQLLYAAGEGPQGADPLQVWEGLRGPHKDAPPPAGSVLVDVPGGGPGAGSVRARLVLLPVRAPLAPVHRIAADRAAGILAVVLMQARQEEELAARGRGDFLTDLAEGRVAAQDAPAQARVLGFRPGAGPLLPVVMRLGDGISPGAGWAVLARAVAEELASVGVPVLLGVRPVEGRVPVLVGLRAERERPTVADRVAAALRAGVERAGMQRPGAQPPVVVVGVAGDWAAASAGLRHAAETATAAQGLPDRPWYDARRLDIDLLLWRLRGHPDLAAFVDRAIGPVRDHDRRSKPSLLPTLETYLAHAGRKAETARELHLNRQTLYNRLARIGELLGTDLDDPQTVLALSLALRARRHLP comes from the coding sequence ATGGACAGCCGCACGGACCACAGCTTCGACAGCCGCAGTGCCGGCGTCACCGTGCGGCGCGCGCTGGATCTGCCCGGCCTGCGCGCCGGGCTCCCCGAGATCGTCGCGGGCGCGGACCGGCTGGACCGCACGGTGCGCTGGGTGCACGCCGGCGAGGTCCCGCACATCGCCTCCCTGCTCAAGGGCGGCGAGCTGCTGCTGACCACCGGCTACAGCCTCGGCACCCGCCCGGCCGAGCAGCGGGCGTTCGTGCGCACCCTGGCCGAGCGTGGCATCGCGGCCCTGGTGATCGAGCTGGGCCCGCGCTTCACCCGGCTGCCGTCGGCCCTGGTGGAGACCGCACGGGCCACCGGCCTCCCCCTCGTCCAGCTGCATCGGGAGGTGGCGTTCGTGACGGTCACGGAGGAGATCCACACCGAGATCGTCAACGGCCATCACGCGCTGCTCCAACGTGCCGAGGAAGTGCACCGGCGCTGTACGCAGGCCCTGCTCGGCGGCGGCGGGATCCCTCAGGTGCTGGGCGTCCTGGCGGACTTCGGCGACAACCCGGTGTTCCTGGAGACGCCCGACGGGCAGCTGCTGTACGCGGCCGGCGAGGGGCCGCAGGGAGCGGATCCGCTCCAGGTGTGGGAGGGGTTGCGCGGCCCGCACAAGGACGCGCCGCCGCCCGCGGGCTCGGTACTCGTGGACGTGCCCGGGGGCGGGCCGGGGGCGGGTTCGGTACGCGCCCGGCTCGTGCTGCTGCCCGTGCGCGCCCCTCTCGCACCGGTGCACCGGATCGCCGCCGACCGGGCGGCCGGGATCCTGGCCGTGGTGCTGATGCAGGCCCGCCAGGAGGAGGAGCTCGCCGCGCGCGGCCGGGGCGACTTCCTGACCGACCTCGCCGAGGGCCGCGTCGCCGCTCAGGACGCTCCGGCGCAGGCGCGCGTCCTCGGGTTCCGGCCGGGCGCCGGCCCGCTGCTCCCGGTCGTCATGCGGCTGGGCGACGGGATCTCGCCGGGCGCGGGCTGGGCGGTGCTGGCCCGGGCGGTCGCCGAGGAGCTGGCGTCGGTGGGCGTGCCGGTGCTGCTGGGCGTGCGGCCGGTGGAGGGGCGGGTGCCGGTGCTGGTGGGCCTGCGCGCGGAGCGGGAGCGGCCGACGGTGGCGGACCGGGTCGCTGCGGCGCTGCGGGCGGGCGTGGAACGGGCCGGGATGCAGCGGCCGGGTGCGCAGCCGCCCGTGGTCGTCGTCGGGGTGGCGGGCGACTGGGCCGCCGCGTCGGCGGGACTGCGGCACGCGGCCGAGACGGCGACGGCCGCGCAGGGTCTGCCGGACCGGCCCTGGTACGACGCCCGCCGCCTGGACATCGACCTGCTGCTGTGGCGGCTGCGCGGCCACCCGGACCTCGCGGCCTTCGTCGACCGCGCGATCGGCCCGGTCCGCGACCACGACCGCCGTTCCAAGCCTTCGCTGCTGCCGACCCTGGAGACCTACCTGGCCCATGCCGGACGCAAGGCGGAGACGGCCCGCGAGCTGCATCTGAACCGCCAGACGCTCTACAACCGCCTCGCCCGCATCGGCGAGCTGCTCGGCACCGATCTGGACGACCCGCAGACGGTCCTGGCGTTGAGCCTGGCCCTTCGGGCGCGCAGACACCTGCCCTGA